AAGCCAACGGAGGAAAGGATATTGCGCAGGAAGATGTGTATGTCTGGAAGATTGTGGTGTACGACTTTCTCGGAAAGAAACACAGCTATGTGGGTCATGTGAGTCTGATCCGGTGATCAGAAACAATATTCATTAAGAAAGCGCGGGCAACCCGCGCTTTCTTAATTTTGGATAATGGCGAATCTGGCGGAAATAACAACCTGGATACACGTTGGAGTGGCGGTATTTATCGCCTGGATATGGGTGGATTATTATCGCCTAATCAATATTTATTCCCATAGTAAACTGGGGTATCTGATTCTCACTTTTTCCCTGGGTTGCGCAAGCGTAGGCATTGTAACCCTCTTACACCGCTTTACCCCATTCCCGGCATGGTTACCGGAAGATGGAACGGTGATTGGTGATTTGTTATACTGCGTGATCCGCGTTGGGCTCGTGGAAGAGATCTGCAAATTGATTCCTTTCCTGATCATGTTTGCCCTGTTCCGGAAGCAGATACGTGAGCCCATCGATTTTGTTGCATTCATCTCCGTGTCTGCTCTTGGATTCTCCGCAGTAGAAAATGTATTCTATATGCAGCGATACGGGCCATGGGTAATTGATAGTCGTTCGATCCTTTGTTCTGTCGGACATATGTTCGACACCTCCATTATTGCCTACGGGGTAGTGCGTTATAAATTCCTTCACCGGAAAAACAGCATTCCGCTTGGATTTTGGTATCTTCTGCTTGCTGCAATTTCCCATGGCTTTTATGATTTCTGGCTGACACACAAAGGAGCGGAAAACTGGGGATGGATTGTAACCAACATCTATTTTATGTTCACGATCTCTTTCTACGCCATTATTCTGAATAACGCCCTGAACAACTCTTCCGG
This DNA window, taken from Bacteroidia bacterium, encodes the following:
- a CDS encoding PrsW family intramembrane metalloprotease, which codes for MANLAEITTWIHVGVAVFIAWIWVDYYRLINIYSHSKLGYLILTFSLGCASVGIVTLLHRFTPFPAWLPEDGTVIGDLLYCVIRVGLVEEICKLIPFLIMFALFRKQIREPIDFVAFISVSALGFSAVENVFYMQRYGPWVIDSRSILCSVGHMFDTSIIAYGVVRYKFLHRKNSIPLGFWYLLLAAISHGFYDFWLTHKGAENWGWIVTNIYFMFTISFYAIILNNALNNSSGFTYKKIIDGDALARRLLIYYGILFLVQLILISQKRTFEQAAWHMAYTFITSGFIIIISVVRLSRFKLIKGRWENLRVELPFTFSPMPGEPNASAGFRVRGESVNEVNVNRYYEEYCLITPVSPVNSRMKKPCVAFIEKKMFLNHEVPHYLARVYKGDSMTNPEFYLLRPKRRGLTLMNDQYPIVAMMKITTLPDAKQKGKFTKKLQFVEWASLAPKPELQAERARTE